From the genome of Deltaproteobacteria bacterium, one region includes:
- a CDS encoding VWA domain-containing protein: MLKINAPVPRKSSVLWIASLMSLVNFACNKTQFGGEQYRAVREEAGPSSQNGSGTPTPQYDAKGDPIPFGTPVSPEVSQPGWVGSEVRSQVDAIFSTGAAPNYYTDASTGNGGAPGTSGAPGTTPGGTTPGFPGIPGIPNIPGLPGIPGIPGLPGIGGGPRINTDASTGSGSNPTLGQKILNDSAGVLWLACRKDGQDAGQFPNEFYAKAGTTVRVAGEFCPEAKPSGEITILFVIDRSGSMEGTAGEGPNDKTTNGSCGRLRAADLIVKKYQAMLNTTIKAGVVRFATQSEVKIPVGELDAVANSLNPATFCGSETGTAQLTNYHAALNTAADQLANIPGDKIVYFISDGSPTTGQGDPKQSGLTAAQRLRSIPGVSMFALFVGYNAGSAVNPRAYLEQVTGDAKLVRVTSNADELVRAAATLGTIPVFMKAADATATLENPAGVRNLKIEEFAPRQDMPNRYYWVTEPFILVGTPTAATLNKLTVTGKVSTGDTLSSVANISYHELLPK, encoded by the coding sequence ATGTTGAAGATCAATGCTCCTGTCCCGCGCAAGTCGTCTGTCCTGTGGATAGCGTCCCTAATGTCGCTGGTGAACTTTGCTTGTAACAAGACCCAGTTTGGTGGTGAACAGTACCGTGCTGTTCGCGAAGAAGCTGGTCCGAGTAGTCAAAATGGTAGCGGCACACCGACGCCGCAATACGATGCTAAAGGTGATCCCATTCCTTTCGGAACGCCAGTGTCGCCTGAAGTTTCACAACCCGGTTGGGTCGGTTCTGAAGTGCGAAGCCAAGTCGACGCGATCTTTTCGACGGGCGCCGCGCCCAACTATTATACTGACGCCTCCACCGGTAACGGCGGAGCGCCAGGCACCAGCGGTGCACCGGGAACCACCCCGGGCGGCACGACCCCGGGATTTCCCGGTATTCCCGGTATCCCAAACATTCCCGGACTTCCCGGTATCCCGGGTATCCCCGGTCTACCTGGTATCGGCGGTGGTCCACGCATCAACACCGATGCCTCGACAGGGTCGGGTTCCAACCCTACACTTGGCCAAAAGATTCTGAACGACTCCGCTGGCGTGCTATGGCTTGCTTGCCGTAAAGATGGCCAAGATGCTGGGCAATTTCCGAACGAGTTTTACGCCAAGGCCGGCACCACAGTGCGTGTGGCTGGAGAATTTTGTCCCGAAGCTAAACCAAGCGGTGAAATCACCATTTTGTTCGTCATCGATCGGTCAGGATCGATGGAAGGCACCGCTGGCGAAGGACCGAACGATAAGACCACCAACGGCTCCTGTGGACGTCTGCGCGCTGCAGACCTCATCGTCAAAAAATACCAGGCGATGCTTAACACCACGATTAAGGCTGGTGTGGTCAGGTTTGCCACCCAATCGGAAGTTAAGATTCCTGTTGGTGAGCTTGACGCCGTCGCTAATAGTCTCAACCCAGCAACCTTTTGTGGTTCTGAAACAGGCACGGCACAGCTGACCAATTATCACGCGGCACTAAACACGGCTGCCGATCAACTTGCCAATATCCCTGGTGACAAGATTGTTTACTTCATCTCTGACGGCTCGCCTACCACTGGTCAAGGCGACCCAAAACAATCTGGTCTGACCGCAGCCCAACGCCTGCGCAGCATCCCAGGAGTCAGCATGTTTGCCTTATTTGTAGGCTACAATGCTGGATCTGCCGTCAATCCTAGAGCCTACCTTGAGCAAGTCACGGGCGATGCGAAGTTGGTGCGCGTCACCTCCAACGCCGACGAGTTAGTGCGGGCTGCGGCAACGCTGGGAACCATACCCGTCTTTATGAAGGCTGCAGACGCGACCGCAACCCTGGAAAACCCTGCCGGCGTACGTAATCTCAAAATTGAAGAATTCGCGCCGCGTCAAGATATGCCCAACCGCTACTACTGGGTCACCGAGCCTTTCATCCTGGTTGGTACACCAACGGCTGCAACACTAAATAAACTTACCGTGACGGGCAAAGTATCGACGGGCGACACACTGAGCTCGGTAGCCAATATCAGCTACCACGAGCTCTTGCCAAAGTGA